The following proteins come from a genomic window of Microbacterium lemovicicum:
- a CDS encoding multifunctional oxoglutarate decarboxylase/oxoglutarate dehydrogenase thiamine pyrophosphate-binding subunit/dihydrolipoyllysine-residue succinyltransferase subunit: protein MSSQVTGVGTSSEGEFGANEWLVEELYEQFTNDKNSVDKAWWPVLEAYKPSGSSDSGASSAPAAAPAAAAPSAPAAESNGTAPAASATTPAAATPARTQPAASEPRPVTAPIPVVGAQPVARTTAKPAAKQPIPAQAPKAAPSSPEDASEQDTVTPLRGMTKTLAANMDESLTVPTATSVRTVPAKLMIDNRIVINNHMSRTRGGKVSFTHLIGWAIIQALKEFPSQNVFYAEVDGKPSVVAPAHVGLGIAIDLPKPDGTRALMVPSIKRADTLSFGEFLASYEDLVTRARTNKLTAADFQGTSISLTNPGGIGTVHSVPRLMKGQGCIVGAGALEYPAEFQGSSEKTLVELGIGKTITLTSTYDHRVIQGAGSGEFLKKVHELLIGQRGFYESIFAALRIPYAPIHWASDINVDLAERVDKTARVQELINSFRVRGHLMADIDPLEYVQRTHPDLEIEEHGLTFWDLDREFVTNGFGGKRQMKLRDILGVLRDSYCRTIGLEYMHIQDPEQRKWFQDNVEVKYQKPGHDEQLRILSKLNEGEAFETFLQTKYVGQKRFSLEGGESLIPLLDEILQGAAQAGMDGAAIGMAHRGRLNVLTNIAGKTYGQVFREFEGSVAVGSKSGSGDVKYHLGTEGTFVDDRGDELPILLAANPSHLETVDGVLEGIVRAKQDRKPIGTFAWLPILVHGDAAFAGQGVVVETLQMSQLRGYRTGGTIHVVVNNQVGFTTVPGDARTSVYATDVAKTIQAPIFHVNGDDPEAVVRVSQLAFAYRERFHRDVVVDLVCYRRRGHNEGDDPSMTQPLMTNLIEAKRSVRRLYTESLVGRGDITEEEYEQAKRDFQDRLEIAFAETHEAETGTSNVVDENGPVEPAAGAPETTGVGVDVVQLIGDAFVNRPDGFTVHGKLQQLLEKRLDMSRNGNVDWAFGELLAFGSLLLEGTNVRLAGQDSRRGTFVQRHSVLHDRANGQEWIPLTNLSENQGRFWVYDSLLSEYAAMAFEYGYSVERPDALVLWEAQFGDFANGAQSVIDEYISAADQKWGQQSSVVLLLPHGYEGQGPDHSSARIERYLSMCAQDNMTVARPSTPASYFHLLRRQAYMRPRRPLVVFTPKAMLRLRGATSPVEDFTTGRFEPVLDDARGGDRSAVTRVLLHAGKIHWDLKAELEKNPNPQIALVRLEQYYPAPIDELNAVLESYPNAELVWVQDEPENQGAWPFISLEVASRLGGRTIRRVSRTSAASPATGSPKVHAREHADIMQRALTT from the coding sequence GTGTCGAGCCAGGTGACAGGCGTCGGGACTTCGAGCGAGGGAGAGTTCGGGGCCAACGAGTGGCTCGTCGAAGAGCTCTACGAGCAGTTCACGAACGACAAGAATTCCGTCGACAAGGCCTGGTGGCCGGTCCTGGAGGCCTACAAGCCGTCCGGATCGTCCGACTCCGGCGCCTCCTCGGCACCCGCAGCGGCACCGGCGGCCGCGGCCCCATCGGCACCCGCGGCGGAGAGCAACGGCACCGCGCCGGCTGCCTCTGCCACGACTCCCGCCGCCGCGACTCCCGCGCGCACCCAGCCGGCCGCGTCCGAGCCCCGTCCGGTGACGGCGCCGATCCCCGTCGTGGGCGCGCAGCCCGTGGCGCGGACGACGGCCAAGCCGGCGGCGAAGCAGCCGATCCCGGCCCAGGCACCCAAGGCCGCGCCCTCGTCGCCCGAGGACGCGAGCGAGCAGGACACCGTCACGCCCCTGCGCGGCATGACGAAGACCCTCGCGGCGAACATGGACGAGTCGCTGACCGTCCCGACCGCCACCAGCGTGCGCACGGTCCCGGCCAAGCTGATGATCGACAACCGCATCGTCATCAACAACCACATGTCCCGCACCCGCGGCGGCAAGGTCAGCTTCACGCACCTCATCGGCTGGGCGATCATCCAGGCGCTCAAGGAGTTCCCGAGCCAGAACGTGTTCTACGCCGAGGTCGACGGCAAGCCGTCGGTCGTGGCCCCCGCGCACGTCGGACTCGGCATCGCGATCGACCTGCCCAAGCCCGACGGCACGCGCGCCCTCATGGTGCCGAGCATCAAGCGCGCCGACACCCTGTCCTTCGGGGAGTTCCTCGCCTCCTACGAAGACCTCGTCACCCGCGCGCGCACCAACAAGCTGACCGCGGCCGACTTCCAGGGCACGTCCATCTCGCTCACCAACCCGGGCGGCATCGGCACGGTCCACTCCGTCCCCCGCCTCATGAAGGGCCAGGGCTGCATCGTCGGCGCCGGCGCCCTCGAGTACCCCGCCGAGTTCCAGGGCTCCAGCGAGAAGACGCTCGTCGAGCTGGGCATCGGCAAGACGATCACCCTCACCAGCACCTACGACCACCGCGTCATCCAGGGCGCCGGCTCGGGCGAGTTCCTCAAAAAGGTGCACGAGCTCCTGATCGGGCAGCGCGGCTTCTACGAGTCGATCTTCGCCGCCCTCCGCATCCCCTACGCCCCCATCCACTGGGCCTCGGACATCAACGTCGACCTCGCCGAGCGCGTCGACAAGACCGCCCGCGTGCAGGAGCTCATCAACTCCTTCCGCGTGCGCGGCCACCTGATGGCCGACATCGACCCGCTGGAGTACGTGCAGCGCACGCACCCCGACCTCGAGATCGAGGAGCACGGGCTCACCTTCTGGGACCTCGACCGCGAGTTCGTCACGAACGGCTTCGGCGGCAAGCGCCAGATGAAGCTGCGCGACATCCTCGGCGTCCTGCGCGACTCCTACTGCCGCACCATCGGCCTGGAGTACATGCATATCCAGGATCCCGAGCAGCGCAAGTGGTTCCAGGACAACGTCGAGGTGAAGTACCAGAAGCCCGGCCACGACGAGCAGCTGCGCATCCTCTCCAAGCTCAACGAGGGCGAGGCGTTCGAGACCTTCCTGCAGACGAAGTACGTCGGTCAGAAGCGCTTCAGCCTCGAGGGCGGCGAGTCGCTCATCCCCCTCCTCGACGAGATCCTCCAGGGTGCGGCGCAGGCCGGCATGGACGGCGCGGCGATCGGCATGGCCCACCGCGGCCGCCTCAACGTGCTCACCAACATCGCCGGCAAGACCTACGGCCAGGTGTTCCGCGAGTTCGAGGGCTCCGTGGCCGTCGGCTCGAAGAGCGGATCGGGCGACGTCAAGTATCACCTCGGCACCGAGGGCACCTTCGTCGACGACCGCGGCGACGAGCTGCCGATCCTGCTGGCCGCCAACCCCTCGCACCTCGAGACGGTCGACGGCGTGCTGGAGGGCATCGTCCGCGCGAAGCAGGACCGCAAGCCGATCGGCACCTTCGCGTGGCTGCCGATCCTCGTGCACGGCGATGCGGCCTTCGCCGGCCAGGGCGTCGTCGTCGAGACGCTGCAGATGTCGCAGCTGCGGGGCTACCGCACCGGCGGAACCATCCACGTCGTGGTCAACAACCAGGTCGGCTTCACCACCGTCCCGGGTGACGCGCGCACCTCGGTGTACGCCACCGACGTCGCCAAGACCATCCAGGCGCCGATCTTCCACGTGAACGGCGATGACCCCGAGGCCGTCGTCCGCGTCTCGCAGCTGGCCTTCGCCTACCGTGAGCGCTTCCACCGCGACGTCGTCGTCGACCTCGTCTGCTACCGCCGTCGCGGTCACAACGAGGGCGACGACCCCTCGATGACGCAGCCGCTCATGACCAACCTCATCGAGGCGAAGCGCTCCGTGCGCCGCCTGTACACCGAGTCGCTCGTCGGCCGCGGTGACATCACCGAGGAGGAGTACGAGCAGGCCAAGCGCGACTTCCAGGACCGCCTGGAGATCGCCTTCGCCGAGACGCACGAGGCCGAGACCGGCACATCGAACGTCGTGGACGAGAACGGCCCGGTCGAGCCGGCCGCCGGCGCTCCCGAGACCACCGGCGTGGGCGTCGACGTCGTGCAGCTGATCGGCGACGCGTTCGTCAACCGACCCGACGGCTTCACCGTGCACGGCAAACTGCAGCAGCTGCTCGAGAAGCGCCTCGACATGAGCCGCAACGGCAACGTGGACTGGGCCTTCGGCGAGCTGCTGGCCTTCGGCTCTCTCCTGCTCGAGGGCACGAACGTGCGCCTCGCCGGCCAGGACAGCCGTCGCGGAACCTTCGTCCAGCGCCATTCGGTGCTCCACGACCGGGCCAACGGCCAGGAGTGGATCCCGCTGACCAACCTGAGCGAGAACCAGGGCCGCTTCTGGGTCTACGACTCGCTGCTGTCGGAGTATGCCGCCATGGCGTTCGAGTACGGCTACTCGGTCGAGCGCCCCGACGCGCTGGTGCTGTGGGAGGCGCAGTTCGGCGACTTCGCCAACGGCGCCCAGTCGGTCATCGACGAGTACATCTCCGCCGCCGACCAGAAGTGGGGCCAGCAGTCGAGCGTCGTGCTGCTGCTCCCCCACGGCTACGAGGGTCAGGGACCCGACCACTCGTCGGCCCGCATCGAGCGCTACCTGTCGATGTGCGCGCAGGACAACATGACCGTGGCGCGCCCCTCGACGCCCGCCTCGTATTTCCACCTGCTGCGCCGCCAGGCCTACATGCGCCCGCGTCGTCCGCTCGTGGTGTTCACGCCGAAGGCCATGCTCCGCCTGCGCGGCGCCACCAGCCCCGTCGAGGACTTCACCACCGGCAGGTTCGAGCCCGTGCTCGACGACGCCCGCGGCGGCGATCGCTCGGCCGTCACCCGTGTGCTCCTGCACGCCGGCAAGATCCACTGGGACCTCAAGGCCGAGCTGGAGAAGAACCCCAACCCGCAGATCGCCCTCGTGCGCCTCGAGCAGTACTACCCGGCGCCGATCGACGAGCTGAACGCCGTGCTGGAGTCCTATCCGAACGCCGAGCTGGTGTGGGTGCAGGACGAGCCCGAGAACCAGGGTGCGTGGCCGTTCATCTCGCTCGAGGTCGCCTCGCGACTCGGCGGGCGCACGATCCGCCGCGTGTCCCGCACGAGCGCCGCATCGCCCGCCACCGGGTCGCCGAAGGTGCACGCGCGCGAGCACGCAGACATCATGCAGCGGGCGCTCACGACCTGA
- a CDS encoding hemolysin family protein: MDYVMLGVGLLLTVGTGLFVASEFALVNLDRADLEARQAAGESRLALTISALRITSTHLSSAQLGITLTTLLTGYTMEPAISNLLRPVFAAWGLPEGFASPFAVVLGVSVATVLSMILGELVPKNFALAIPRQTGKLVMPFQVAFTTVFRPAIALLNGSANGVLRLMGVEPKEELSGARTAEELSSLVRRSASAGVLEEDTASLLDRTLTFARLTAADVMTPRPSIHALSADDSAEDVIQLARRTGHSRFPVYEESMDDITGIVHLKAAVGVPRDRRADVPAAALASEPLRVPEAVHLDTLMAELRARGYQMAIVVDEYGGTAGVVTLEDLVEEIVGEVLDEHDRRTAGIARVKDGVLFPGELRPDELRDRTGIRIPEGDVYDTVGGYIMSVLERIPVTGDTLVTDDGTIEVQRMDGRRVDRVKFVPALVPDDAENAQAASGGERR, encoded by the coding sequence ATGGATTACGTCATGCTGGGCGTGGGGCTTCTGCTCACGGTCGGGACCGGCCTGTTCGTCGCGAGCGAGTTCGCGCTGGTCAATCTCGACCGCGCCGACCTCGAGGCCCGCCAGGCGGCGGGGGAGTCACGACTCGCGCTGACGATCAGCGCTCTGCGCATCACCTCGACGCACCTCTCCAGCGCGCAGCTCGGCATCACGCTGACGACGCTCCTCACCGGTTACACGATGGAGCCGGCGATCTCGAATCTGCTGCGCCCCGTGTTCGCGGCGTGGGGCCTGCCGGAGGGCTTCGCGTCGCCCTTCGCCGTGGTGCTCGGCGTCAGCGTCGCGACCGTGCTGTCGATGATCCTCGGCGAGCTGGTGCCCAAGAACTTCGCCCTGGCGATCCCGCGCCAGACGGGCAAGCTCGTCATGCCGTTCCAGGTCGCCTTCACCACGGTGTTCCGCCCGGCGATCGCGCTGCTCAACGGAAGCGCCAACGGCGTGCTGCGCCTCATGGGCGTCGAGCCCAAGGAGGAGCTGTCGGGCGCGCGCACCGCGGAGGAGCTCTCGAGCCTCGTCCGCCGCTCGGCCAGCGCCGGCGTGCTCGAGGAGGACACGGCCTCGCTCCTGGACCGCACCCTCACCTTCGCCCGCCTCACCGCCGCCGACGTGATGACGCCGCGGCCCAGCATCCACGCCCTGTCGGCGGACGACAGCGCCGAGGACGTCATCCAGCTCGCCCGTCGCACCGGCCACAGCCGATTCCCCGTGTACGAGGAGTCGATGGACGACATCACCGGCATCGTGCACCTGAAGGCCGCCGTCGGCGTGCCGCGCGACCGCCGTGCCGACGTGCCCGCGGCCGCCCTGGCCAGCGAGCCCCTGCGCGTGCCCGAAGCCGTGCACCTGGACACCCTGATGGCGGAGCTCCGCGCCCGCGGCTACCAGATGGCGATCGTCGTCGACGAGTACGGCGGCACCGCGGGCGTCGTCACGCTCGAAGACCTCGTCGAGGAGATCGTCGGCGAGGTGCTCGACGAGCACGACCGCCGCACGGCCGGCATCGCACGGGTGAAGGACGGCGTGCTGTTCCCGGGCGAGCTGCGACCCGACGAGCTGCGCGACCGCACCGGCATCCGCATCCCGGAGGGCGACGTCTACGACACCGTGGGCGGCTACATCATGAGCGTGCTGGAGCGGATCCCCGTGACCGGCGACACGCTCGTCACCGACGACGGGACCATCGAAGTGCAGCGCATGGACGGACGACGCGTGGACCGGGTGAAGTTCGTGCCCGCCCTCGTGCCGGACGACGCCGAGAACGCCCAGGCCGCGAGCGGAGGTGAGCGTCGATGA
- a CDS encoding glycoside hydrolase family 76 protein, protein MPDREQWNDRAAAAEHAVRERFGRHAVGVAWARPRWPARTGLRGALDELAVWHYWWHAHLIDCAGDALLHRPSPARERRLRMLARTVRLRTAGRWVNRFYDDIAWMGLALQRTAPERRHRPVRRISRRLAHGIDPAVGALPWHVGSSLYNAPANGPAAILLARTDDATRAAQLEDWMLRQLTDETTGLVRDGVEGGVVRDTLYTYNQGVALGAQLALATDSDPSRADAAAALVRAIAAWCEPDGLLPTAGGGDGGLFAGILCRYLAEAAVRLADRPETADAAASARRLVLSEARALWDGRLEIDGRPLFSADPRRGAVAPSGRDGAPRAAVGGATDGGSEPDGDLSVQLGAWMTLEAAVAVTS, encoded by the coding sequence ATGCCCGATCGAGAGCAGTGGAACGACCGCGCCGCCGCCGCCGAGCACGCCGTGCGGGAGCGCTTCGGACGGCACGCGGTGGGTGTCGCGTGGGCGCGGCCGCGATGGCCTGCCCGCACCGGACTGCGCGGAGCCCTCGACGAGCTCGCCGTGTGGCACTACTGGTGGCACGCGCACCTCATCGACTGCGCCGGCGACGCCCTCCTGCACCGGCCCTCCCCCGCCCGCGAGCGCCGGCTGCGCATGCTCGCCCGCACCGTGCGCCTGCGCACCGCCGGCCGCTGGGTGAATCGCTTCTACGACGACATCGCCTGGATGGGCCTCGCCCTGCAGCGCACGGCTCCCGAGCGTCGCCACCGCCCCGTGCGCCGCATCTCGCGCCGCCTCGCGCACGGGATCGACCCGGCGGTCGGCGCGCTCCCCTGGCACGTCGGCAGCTCGCTCTACAACGCGCCCGCCAACGGACCCGCCGCCATCCTCCTCGCGCGCACGGACGACGCGACGCGGGCGGCGCAGCTCGAGGACTGGATGCTGCGGCAGCTCACCGACGAGACGACCGGGCTCGTGCGCGACGGCGTGGAGGGCGGCGTCGTGCGCGACACGCTCTACACCTACAACCAGGGCGTCGCGCTCGGCGCGCAGCTCGCGCTCGCGACCGACTCCGACCCGTCACGGGCGGACGCCGCCGCCGCGCTCGTCCGCGCGATCGCGGCCTGGTGCGAGCCGGACGGACTGCTCCCGACCGCGGGCGGCGGGGACGGCGGGCTCTTCGCCGGCATCCTGTGCCGGTATCTCGCCGAGGCGGCAGTGCGGCTCGCGGATCGTCCGGAGACGGCGGATGCCGCAGCATCCGCCCGTCGTCTCGTGCTGTCCGAAGCGCGCGCCCTCTGGGACGGACGCCTCGAGATCGACGGCCGGCCGCTGTTCTCCGCCGACCCCCGCCGTGGCGCTGTCGCGCCCTCGGGCCGCGACGGCGCTCCGCGCGCCGCGGTCGGGGGCGCCACCGACGGCGGCAGCGAGCCCGACGGTGATCTGTCGGTGCAGCTCGGCGCGTGGATGACGCTGGAGGCCGCGGTCGCCGTCACGAGCTGA
- a CDS encoding GNAT family N-acetyltransferase produces the protein MPHLDWKKLPLDAAAVAAASAAGFDYRLVDTSDEEAYGAAMATIRRGFLDDEGTAEQLQAARDDIRYRRFTGVYDDGSAAPATPVATVASWVTELTLPGRTVLPMWAISDVTVAATHRRRGLARTLVEGELRTAADAGLAIAGLTVSEATIYARFGFGPAAFLTDIEISSSRVTWTGPRPAGRLDYLDRDALAREFAALHARVRLDRPGEIEGWPGLWQRVSGVAPGDEKAKSVRGVRWTDAAGTTRGVVSYRIAVNEDDYALNALEVDHLMAETPDAAAALWRFLLEHDLVGVVRAPRLSVDEAVRWMVSDQRAIRGIGRDHEWLRILDVPRVLSARRYGAPGSAVIAVADPLGYAEGTWRLDVVPDGTAVVEPVDAAADLALSVADLGSILLGGVRPSTLRAAGRIAGDADAALGLELMFASPRVPHLSFWY, from the coding sequence ATGCCCCACCTCGACTGGAAGAAGCTCCCCCTCGACGCGGCGGCGGTGGCCGCGGCATCCGCTGCCGGATTCGACTACCGCCTCGTCGACACCTCCGACGAGGAGGCCTACGGCGCCGCGATGGCGACGATCCGGCGCGGGTTCCTCGACGACGAGGGCACGGCGGAGCAGCTGCAGGCGGCGCGGGACGACATCCGCTACCGGCGGTTCACCGGCGTGTACGACGACGGTTCCGCGGCTCCCGCGACGCCGGTCGCCACCGTCGCCTCGTGGGTCACCGAGCTCACACTGCCCGGCCGCACCGTGCTGCCGATGTGGGCGATCAGCGACGTGACGGTCGCCGCCACCCATCGCCGTCGCGGACTCGCGCGCACGCTCGTGGAGGGGGAGCTCCGCACCGCCGCGGACGCCGGCCTCGCCATCGCGGGCCTCACCGTCTCGGAGGCCACCATCTACGCGCGCTTCGGCTTCGGTCCGGCCGCCTTCCTGACCGACATCGAGATCAGCTCCTCGCGCGTGACGTGGACGGGACCGCGCCCCGCGGGGCGCCTCGACTACCTCGACCGGGACGCCCTCGCCCGCGAGTTCGCCGCACTGCACGCGCGGGTGCGCCTGGATCGCCCGGGGGAGATCGAGGGATGGCCCGGGCTGTGGCAGCGCGTCTCGGGCGTCGCGCCGGGTGACGAGAAGGCGAAGAGCGTGCGAGGGGTGCGGTGGACGGATGCCGCGGGCACCACCCGCGGCGTCGTGTCCTACCGGATCGCGGTGAACGAGGACGACTACGCCCTCAACGCCCTCGAGGTGGACCACCTGATGGCCGAGACCCCCGACGCCGCTGCGGCGCTGTGGCGCTTCCTGCTGGAGCACGACCTCGTCGGGGTCGTGCGCGCGCCGCGTCTGTCGGTGGACGAGGCGGTGCGATGGATGGTCTCCGACCAGCGGGCGATCCGCGGGATCGGCCGCGACCACGAGTGGCTGCGCATCCTCGACGTACCGCGCGTGCTGTCGGCCCGGCGCTACGGCGCGCCCGGTTCGGCGGTGATCGCGGTCGCCGACCCGCTCGGATATGCAGAGGGCACCTGGCGACTCGACGTGGTCCCTGACGGCACCGCCGTCGTCGAGCCGGTCGACGCCGCGGCCGACCTCGCGCTGTCGGTCGCAGACCTCGGCTCGATCCTGCTCGGAGGCGTGCGGCCCTCCACCCTGCGGGCCGCGGGGCGGATCGCCGGCGACGCGGATGCCGCGCTCGGCCTCGAGCTCATGTTCGCCTCGCCGCGCGTCCCGCACCTGAGCTTCTGGTACTGA
- a CDS encoding hemolysin family protein, whose translation MNDWAGIAWLFVLLAFNAFFVGAEFAVISARRSQIEPLAERGSRSAKTALYAMEHATLMLATSQLGITICSLLILNVSEPAIHHLLEVPLGLTGISEEAVSVAGFVITLLLVSYLHVVFGEMVPKNLAFSLPDRAVLMLATPLVWVSKVFHPVIVTLNWIANHVVRLFRVEPKDEAASTFTLDEVATIVNQSRIEGVLDDSSGALSAALEFTDKKAMDVAVPLAGLVTLPERVTPDEIERAVAKHGFSRYVIVDADGLPVGYVHLKDILRAAEGPDAATDVARPVPAKRIHHMVPVVETTDLEDALALMRRAGRHLAQVRDLDGRVTGVLFLEDIIEELVGEVQDATRRGR comes from the coding sequence ATGAACGACTGGGCCGGAATCGCCTGGCTTTTCGTGCTGCTGGCGTTCAACGCGTTCTTCGTCGGCGCCGAGTTCGCCGTCATCTCCGCGCGGCGCTCGCAGATCGAGCCGCTCGCCGAACGCGGGTCGCGATCGGCGAAGACCGCGCTGTACGCCATGGAGCACGCGACGCTCATGCTGGCCACCAGCCAGCTGGGCATCACGATCTGCTCGCTGCTGATCCTGAACGTCTCCGAGCCGGCGATTCACCACCTGCTCGAGGTGCCGCTGGGTCTCACCGGCATCTCCGAGGAGGCCGTGAGCGTCGCCGGATTCGTCATCACCCTGCTGCTCGTGTCGTACCTGCACGTGGTCTTCGGCGAGATGGTGCCGAAGAACCTCGCGTTCTCGCTGCCCGACCGCGCCGTGCTCATGCTCGCGACGCCGCTGGTGTGGGTGTCGAAGGTCTTCCACCCCGTCATCGTCACGCTGAACTGGATCGCCAACCACGTCGTGCGCCTGTTCCGGGTCGAGCCGAAGGACGAGGCCGCCTCGACCTTCACCCTCGACGAGGTCGCCACGATCGTGAACCAGTCGCGCATCGAGGGCGTGCTGGACGACTCCTCCGGCGCCCTGTCGGCCGCGCTGGAGTTCACCGACAAGAAGGCGATGGATGTCGCGGTGCCGCTCGCGGGTCTCGTCACCCTTCCGGAGCGCGTGACGCCCGATGAGATCGAGCGCGCCGTCGCCAAGCACGGCTTCTCGCGGTACGTGATCGTCGACGCCGACGGCCTCCCCGTCGGCTACGTGCACCTGAAGGACATCCTGCGGGCCGCAGAGGGACCGGATGCCGCGACCGACGTCGCCCGTCCGGTGCCGGCCAAGCGGATCCACCACATGGTGCCGGTGGTCGAGACGACGGACCTCGAGGACGCGCTCGCCCTCATGCGCCGGGCCGGGCGCCACCTCGCGCAGGTGCGCGACCTCGACGGCCGCGTGACAGGTGTGCTGTTCCTCGAGGACATCATCGAGGAGCTCGTCGGCGAGGTGCAGGACGCCACCCGTCGCGGCCGGTGA
- a CDS encoding GuaB1 family IMP dehydrogenase-related protein, which translates to MEFYGDRPDVDLTYSDVFLVPRRSAVTSRLDVDLAPRDGTTATLPLVSSNMNSVTGPRLAATLARRGGLGVLPQDMPLQELDAAIRWVKEQPVSWDTPLVLPPDATVADAGRLLPATEGHGIVVAAATGGRLSIGDVQGVVPASRLGTALPDARLGDLVRGATPSIDAEDVGSARHAFDLLVAADAETVCVLHHGFVVGTLSRRSALRSTLYTPAVDVSGRLVVAAAVGINGDVQGKAKALAAAGVDVLVVDTAHGHQEGMLRALAAVADLDLGIPIAAGNIVTAEGVHDLVRAGASILKVGVGPGAMCTTRMMTAVGRPQFSAVLETAEAARIMGAHVWADGGVRYPRDVALALAAGAASVMIGSWFAGTIESPGELRVDDAGRPYKESWGMASSKAVHERFGRLDPYDLARKELFAEGISSSKIYLDPLRPGLEDLLDMITSGVRSSFTYAGASTVPEFHERARVGRQSAAGYEEGKALPVSW; encoded by the coding sequence GTGGAGTTCTACGGAGACCGGCCCGACGTCGACCTGACCTACTCGGATGTCTTCCTGGTGCCGCGACGATCGGCGGTCACCAGCAGGCTGGATGTCGACCTCGCCCCGCGCGACGGCACGACGGCGACGCTCCCCCTCGTCTCGTCGAACATGAACTCCGTGACGGGGCCCCGGCTGGCTGCGACCCTCGCCCGCCGGGGAGGCCTCGGCGTGCTGCCGCAGGACATGCCGCTGCAGGAGCTCGATGCCGCGATCCGGTGGGTGAAGGAGCAGCCCGTTTCGTGGGACACGCCCCTCGTGCTGCCGCCCGACGCCACCGTCGCCGACGCCGGACGACTCCTCCCTGCCACCGAGGGTCACGGGATCGTCGTCGCCGCGGCCACCGGCGGCCGCCTGTCGATCGGCGACGTGCAGGGCGTGGTCCCGGCATCCCGCCTCGGCACCGCCCTCCCCGACGCGCGCCTCGGCGATCTCGTGCGCGGCGCGACGCCGTCGATCGACGCCGAGGACGTCGGCAGCGCCCGCCACGCGTTCGACCTGCTCGTCGCGGCCGACGCCGAGACGGTCTGCGTGCTGCACCACGGCTTCGTCGTCGGCACCCTCTCGCGTCGCAGCGCGCTGCGCTCGACGCTGTACACCCCGGCTGTCGACGTATCGGGCCGCCTCGTCGTGGCTGCGGCGGTGGGCATCAACGGCGACGTGCAGGGCAAGGCGAAGGCGCTCGCCGCGGCCGGCGTCGACGTCCTCGTCGTCGATACGGCCCACGGTCACCAGGAGGGGATGCTGCGGGCGCTCGCCGCGGTCGCCGACCTCGACCTCGGCATCCCCATCGCCGCGGGCAACATCGTCACCGCCGAGGGGGTGCACGATCTGGTGCGCGCGGGCGCCAGCATCCTGAAGGTCGGCGTCGGCCCCGGCGCCATGTGCACCACGCGCATGATGACGGCGGTCGGTCGCCCGCAGTTCTCCGCCGTGCTCGAGACGGCCGAGGCCGCCCGCATCATGGGCGCCCACGTCTGGGCGGACGGCGGCGTGCGCTACCCGCGCGACGTCGCGCTCGCGCTGGCGGCGGGTGCGGCATCCGTCATGATCGGCTCCTGGTTCGCGGGCACCATCGAGTCTCCGGGCGAGTTGCGCGTCGACGATGCGGGCCGTCCCTACAAGGAGTCGTGGGGCATGGCCTCCTCGAAGGCGGTGCACGAGCGCTTCGGGCGCCTCGACCCCTACGACCTCGCCCGCAAGGAGCTGTTCGCCGAGGGCATCTCGTCGTCGAAGATCTACCTCGACCCGCTGCGGCCGGGGCTGGAGGACCTCCTCGACATGATCACGTCGGGGGTGCGGTCCTCCTTCACCTACGCGGGTGCATCGACCGTGCCCGAGTTCCACGAGCGGGCGCGCGTCGGCCGGCAGTCGGCGGCCGGCTACGAAGAGGGCAAGGCGCTTCCGGTCAGCTGGTGA